The nucleotide sequence CTGGTGTCCCACAGGGCAACACTTTGACCCACTGGTGTTCTGCATGCTGAGCCAAGTTCTTCATACAGCCTCTGTGGGCAGAACTTCCCTCAGATGTTTGGGCCGCTTCCTCTTGCCGACTCGACCCAACTACTGGATCAATAGAGACTTTAACGACGGCGAATCAGAATCAGCCATAAAAAATTGTTCCAGAAAGCACAAAGTTTGCCTCCAGCATGATTTCTGCAGACCTCGATGAAGTGAAGCACCGCTGGGCAGAAGAATGGACCAAAATCCTTGGAGAACAGAGGCTGAGTGTTCTTGGTGGTTCTACCAGCCGCTGGATCAGAGGCTGGACTCATGTTTTACTGACATAAACTGACGGTTTTTCTCAGGCAAACACCACGAGGGGATCCGCGTCATGGTTACCTCCTGAAGTGGTACGTCTGGAAGGAGATCCTCGCTGTTGGTATGAAAACATGTCAGAAGATCAGGTTTCAGACGCAGCTTTGAGGACTGACCACCAGAGGCAGAAATGAGGTCAGACGTAAAAGGAGGCGTCTGAACGGACATATCTGCTGGAACTCTGATGAAGAGCACTCTTCTTCTTCACAGACACATCTTCCTGTTACCAGGGTGACATGTTATCTGGTGACGCTCATCATTTGATCTGAAATGAACAGATTCATTGAGTTTACACCTGCTGACTGGGGAGCTGCTGTCTGCTGCAGATTTATCACAGATTCTGAGATCTGCTCCCATCAGAGGACAGGTGGACTTTTTCAAAGAGATGTTTCATTCAGCGTGAGGAGCAGCAGGGCGGGTCTGAGCTGAAGAATCTATAACAAGGGGCCCTGAttacccccccccacccaccccccagGTTACCTGGAAAGACCAGGTGACTTACAGAAACCTGCAGATCAGCGAGTTTAGTCAAACACTGCTGCCCCTCTCAGCAAATATTTAGCTGCTGTTTATTTACCATGTCCatggagggggggtgggggggggggcttcctGGCAGACCAGTGCATGACCCGCTTAGATGTGAGGGAGGGGCGGGTTTTACTGTAAAGAGGGAGCAAAGCTGCCAGGAGGTAGATGCTGTGACAACAAAGGTGGCCTCattcatgattttatttattgtagctCCTTACACGGCATAAGGCAACCAAAGACCTGCGCAGGAGATGAAATCAGAATAAGAGAGgtaaacaataacaataaattagCAAAAGACAAGGACTGGTCTGATATTCTAGGTGTTTTAAAAGCCAGGGTTAAAAGATCAATTAATATAATTTAGGTGCTGAAGCTGAAAAGGCTTCGTCTGCCCTGGACACGTCCAGTCCCAGGAAGCACCAACAACATCTGATCTTCTGATTCAGAGCTCTTCCAGTAAGATGCAGGAGCTCAGGTTGCTTACAGCTTACGACattgcaggtggaataaggcaaaattacaatataaagtgcagcagtgatcagaatgtaacaatgcaggagaaaaacagtgcagaagaatgttccagCATGTTCATGGCTCagaaataatggtgcaaaaaggcattaacaTGAAGAAGTTCaatgcagtgcaaaataatatggtgcaaaaatacagaaaacgttcagttgtgtaaatttaaatggattataaaaGTTCGGCAACGCTGGTAGTGCAAAATAATGGTGCACGTGTGAAGAGCATTTAAAcgtttaaaacaaagcattttgaAATCAGTTCTGGAGACGGTGGGAGTAAAACTGATCAATCCCACCATAGAGGAAGTTGCAGTAGTCCAGTCTAGACATGAATAAAGCATGAATGACCCTTTAAAGGgcatcaaaatgaaaaatacGGCTTTGGCGTCAATAACAGCGTTACCGAGTCTGCTcattataaaaatatttgtttttattaagtcTCTTATAAATTTCGTGTGACACAGGTTTCGGTttattgggcttgtttttgGCCGTAAAGTCTCTTATTTGGGCAACAAACTAAACAACTATGAACAAGAGCTATAAGTAGACCCTCCCCCGCTGCGCCTAGCCGTCCCCTACACATCGCCCTCCATCTCCGAAATAATCTAAAAATGGGCTCATATGCACCGTCTGCATAGacacctctttctctctccatcTAGGTGCTGTGAGAGTTGTACTGTGGGGTCTGGTGGGGGGGGAATTTATGACAGTGCATTGTTCAAAAGGTCCTTTAGGGGGAGCACCATTCAAAAATGACTTTAGTCCTTTACGTTTCTCTTTCATTGTTTCTAATCGGCGTTTGGAGCTTCAGGTGTTACTAGATCAAACTCTCCTCTGTGGTTCGATCTATCCAGCTCACTTGACAGATGTATCTAACTCTGCTCTCTGCATCTTGACTCTTTATTGACACTACTGAAATAACATGGCTGTAAAAGTTATTGTTAAATATAACTCTGTTTTTGCCATTAATCCTGTTTTCAAATCCCTCTTCATGCAACAGCATCATCAAAAATGGAGAATTGATGTTACAGACCTGATCTCTGATCATGAagaaacagcaacacagaaaTAGAAAACCTGACATCATGGGGATGAAAACCATGCCTTCCTTGCcaggagaactgggtcggcctctctgctacagctctccactggtttaaatcctacttaaaggacttttagtgtcagcaggtaactttacatcagagacgacataaatcacatgtggggttctccaaggttccatcctgggttcctcctgttctagatctacatgctcctctagctcagatcataaacatcatcagctaccatcactatgcagacgacacacagctctacatcaccatgtcaccaggtgactatgaaccagttcagcctctgaggaaatagaagaaatcaatgcaggaggagacaaaatgttctttaactgaataaaaactaaactgaaggaataatttctggaccaatagaggagagatccagagttagctcacagcttcagctgcttcagctaggaaccactgatcaggcctgaaacctgggagtagtgatggactcagacctgaacctccatctgaagacaaagtggaccttctagaacctggagaacatttccaggattaaaggactgatgtctcagcaggatctggagaaactaatccatgtttatctttagtagaactgatcactgagaacatggacccggttttGAAGTTCTaacactaagactaagaacgtagagaacatggacccggttctgaagtcctcactaagactaagaacgtagagaacatggacccggttctgaagtccttccatggctccctggatctcagagaatagactttaaaatccttctgttagtctataaatccctgaattagcacctaaatccatcacagacttgttatcagggcatcaaccctccagaccactcaggtcttctggctccagcctgctctgcagaaccagaaccagaaccagaaccagagatggagaagcagcatttagttcctatactccactgatctggaacaaactcccagaaaactggaaaagtgctgaaagcctgagttcctttaaatcaagattaaaaacacatttattcaggtttgcctttaaatgttattgttttagtttataGTCTAAAttgtcttatatcttgacctgctgctactattcctttgccatgtgctttcctctgtaatgtttgtcttttcttctgtttctattcagctctttgaattcttgttactgaaatgtgctacaaacAAACTAACCTTCCCTTTAAATTTACAAACCGTGAGTAAAGAAACCAGAAAAATAATCTACTGAGCAGCTCAGATTTGTGAATATTGCGTAAAATCTCTTTCCTTCCATTTTAGAGTTAGTTTATTTAGTGTTCCAGTCAGTGATGGTCAGTCAGATAAGAACCCAATAAAATATGCAGGCTGCATAGACCAGCTGTGGAAAAGTTTACAGGGGATGAAGACCTTTGCATGGCTTTAGGTTTGGATTTCATTGACATGTTAGGCAAATGTTGGGTTTAATAGATCTGACTTAAACCTAACCTTTGAGAGGACTTTGACTTGTCAATAACGACAGAAATTATGGACCTGTGTAGGGGGTGGGACTTTCTgttctttaaagttaaagtcAGCTTCATCCATCCTGCAGAGAGCAGAAGTTTCCTCTGACGGATTCTGGTGAGCAGCTGATCCTCCCTCTGGACTCCATCTGCTCTAAAGACATCCTATCAGGTCTGCAGGGTTTATTTTCACGCTGATGTTTAAATAGTGGAACTGCTATGGATCAGGTTTTTATGTGCAGTTGTCTTAATGAtttacttgatttttattttctcagacaGAAAAATCCTTCAGCTGTCAGAGAATAAAAGAACCAGAACAGCAGGTAACTGACCAGGTTTCTTCATCCAGAACATAAAGATGTCCATGTTTGATGTTTGCTATATCAAATCTTCCTCCTGACCAAAGTCTAGGTCAGAAGAAGACAAATCTGCATTGGAAGGACGTCTAGATAtagtaaaaaaagtaattatttgaATATCCTGCGACTTTGCAAGTTCTCCCACTTAGAGATCATGGAGGGATCTGAAGTTTTCATCCTAgatgtgttgtgcaattatacactgttcaaagttatttattgtttattaaataactctctgtctgttaagtattgtctggtgataatcagcccTTAAGCTGAtgtcaggacaatggttgaaagggatgaattcgagcactagcgatcttttaacagcaaaacctgcacacacatagaataaaggagtcaCAAACTTCATTtaaagttcaagaatttaataacagaaataaaactaacatccagagaacatcactatgtaatgctgtttatctgaattaacacaatatttccattaacaaatcctctctactaggctagtgaaacttaactaaactactaagcaaaatggagataaaaaaaggagctaagctaaggaactatttacatgcaaaaacaaacaaaagacaaaaaaagttcttggtcataatcagaataatccAGTGAATACCATTcagatctgataaaaaaaacatggagggTCATGAGTTTGGCAGCAATCTCTTCCTCAGGGTTACCTCTACAGATAGCTCAGAATACAATGCCCATCGTGGCGAGCTGAGTTCCTCTTAGAACCATTGTCTAGAACAAGCTACCAGAGTGATAAGTTTACTCTGTTCTTAGAGTAATTCACTTTGACTTCAGACTTCTGGACTGGTTGTACCCAACTCGGTCCTTTAACTATATTTGGAAGATTTAGCAGTGTGTTGATCTACTAAAGCCTGTATATGTCTTCATACTTTGGACTAATTTTTATTCTCTATTTTCTAGTGATGGCTTCCCGACGCTGGGCCGGCTTGTTCCTGTTAGCCTCGTTGATCCTTCTTCTGCACTGGACAAACACCTCTGCTCGGTCTGTTGATGACGCACCACAGGCCCAATCCCTGCAGCGCAGAGCTCAAAGACAGCTACCCGACAGTACCAGAGAGTGGGTGCAAGCATCTACAGAAGTCGTCAAAAGCAGTCTGACTGTCATCAAAGAAGTGATCGAAAACATTCCCGTCGACAAAGTCACAGATGTGATGAAGAGCTTCTCTAAGTTCGCCAGCCTGGCACCCGGCATCGGAACTCTGGTCGCGTCCGTCCTCAATATGGTCTTGGCGTTAATCCCTCAGGAGAACCCGGTGCTGAATGAGGTAAAGAAGGGGTTTGCTGAGGTGAACCGGAAGCTGGACTCTCTCTCCATCCAGATCTCGAACCTGGCAGCAGATGTAGAATGGTTCAACTATGCCAGCGTCTACTCTAGAGACGAAGTCACCATCCTCAACGCCTGGGAAAAGTTCAATGACCTTCGTCAGAACAGCAACTTGGTGCAAAGTGCAGAAGAGAGACTCAGACTGGCTGAAATATTCACCAGCTACTATGAAAACTCAGGGGCCGAGTCCAGTGTGTACAATCTTTACCGCTACCTGACAGTTGAGAGCGCATCTCTGCATGAAAACCTCAACAATCTGCTGAAGAAGAAGTTTAAATGTGGCATTAATATAATCGGCAGATACAACTTGTACTTCAGCAGCTTGTTGTGGAAGGGCATGGTGCTCAACCAGTTCTACTGGAAGCTGATTGGTTTCAACACAGAAAGCAAAGAGGCTGAACATGTGCAGATGTTCAAGAAGGTCTCTGAAGCCCAGCTAGCCGCCATAGACTACTGCTTACAGAATTATGAGCAGTACATGAAGAAAGATGTGGAGGAGACTGCTAAAGGACTCAGTGCTGATGACAAAACTGCTGTGGCACTTAAGGTGAAAGAGGTTCTGGACAAGAAGTATAACTGGTACAAGTGGGTGGTGGTGGTCTACAACAAGGCAGACAAAGACAATCACCTGGTGTTTGGTGCCACTGAGGTTGATGCAGGGAGCATCATTGTGCTTGTGAGCCACACTCTCCATGGAGCTCAGATAGATGTCCCATATGTTAAGAAAACTGCAGAAACCTGTTTCAGCAATGGATACTGCACAAACATCCGAACAGATCAATGCCAGGAAAGCCACTGGCCTCAAGCCTGGGGGGGTGCTTCTTCTTCTGTCcaaattgtttttaatgaatatgCCATAGTGTCACATGTCACCTACAATGAAGAATTTGCAGAGTTCCCAGCACCTCTTCATCGAGTGGGCTGCTCCTGGTCAACTGGTGGTGGAAGGATTTCCATACATTTCTCCAGGAAGCTGCCTGTCTGTACAAATTATCCCTGTCAGAACAACGGACGGTGTGAGAGAGTCCTGGACTCAAACGAATGGTTCTGCCGATGCCCCACTGGATTCTACGGAGAACACTGTGAGCAGCGCATTGACACAAGACCAGCACCCAAAAAAGATGCCATCTTCCCCCCCATCAAATCCATCCAGGACAGGGTCAAAAACCTTGAGCACAACCTGGAAAAAATCATGAACAGATGTCGCATTTCTTAGGAGATTTCTGCAGGATTCTGATGGATGACACCAATGACTTAATTCCATCCGATTGCTAAAAGTCATCTGAAAACCGAAATTACAGCAAATGAACAAGAACTGATGAATCAGAAAAGACTGGCCCTGCAATTCAATAAACCGCCACAAGATGGCAACAAATATTCATGTTTCAATAAAATGCTTCTGAATAAATTGATAGAAGGGATGCTGTTTATttctaatgaaaataaatgttaacatttattgGAGTTTATTTTCTCCTGGAAGCCTTGGGTTCAGCTGTTTTAGCTATTTAAGcttaaaaactgctaaaatttATGGACAGACAAACAGTTTATATTGTGCTTTAATATAACCCCCTCAGCAAAGCTGTAAAGTATAATCACCAAaagcaaaggtaaaacaaaaactacttaaaagacatgaaaagacacacacacacacacacacacacacacacacacacacacacacacacacacacacacacacacacacacacacatacatatatattcaTGTGTGTGCAGTATTGATAAATGATGCACCACAGGGTTCTTTttcattggctttttttttcactccacTAATTCTCACCTGGAGATGATTGAAGGAAACAGTTGATGGATGAATAAAGAGGTGTTCTGCAGCTATTTTGTTGTGTTATCCGTTCTTAATTTGCTCTGATTTCATGAATGATGACAGGAATGTCTTTGTTGAGTTGGAGgagcagctctgctctgctctgactgcagcatcAGGATGAAAACCTGTTTCTTCTCCACCAATCACAGCCGCTCTCTGACTGAAGGAGGAAAAGAACTTCCTGATAAAAGCGCGGCTGCAGAGAGGAGACACTTTGCAGACAATCAGCGGCAGCATCTGTGCAGAATACTGGTGCTGCGGGCACGCAAaccagttttatgttttaaggTCCATAGTGGCAGGTTTGGTGAGGTGGACTTAATGAATGAAATAgtcaagaaaactgaaaaaaaataaacagattattGAAGTTAAAATGGGTCATAATGCAGGTTTTTATTAGATAGTGTTTCCTACATTTCCCTTTTCATGAGATCAAATTCAGATATCTGTCTGTGACTGGATGATTAGTGATGGATTTTATCACACAGCAGAAACAACATGCTGGGGGACATTAATCGTTCCTGTGAGCTCTCTGATCAGCTGATCTCTGCAGCAGCTTTCCTCTTGGTCACAGATCAGTTAGGTTATCGTCCTCTGTCCCTCGGAACAACAACTCTTTAACAAccaaacaattgtttatttctACAGCTGCGCTCTAAGAGCCAGCTAAAACCTCATATAAAACTCAGCTGCAATAGGAGAACATTACAAATTAATGTTACATTTGTAATTACCTGTGATTATTAATACTGCATATTTAAACGACCCAGAGCTGTATGTTGAATATAAAACAGGCAGGCTGACTTTTACACTAACTAGTACTACTATACTCTACTGGCGTCAGTATTTGCAACACTTTTTCTGTCTACAAGTAGAAATGGACCTTCTGCAGGAATGTGAATTAATGTGTGGATCTGAaggacattttaatttgttgaccTACTTCAGGAATaaattatttgacttttacTGAACTAAGTttaaattgatcaaattttaTGGCCCTAACTTATTTCTATCATATGGATCTAAGGACAAGATAATTTTCTCATCATGATGCAAATCCAGCTGGAAGCTCTCAGAGAGGGTTCCCAATCTTGTGTATCATAGccagtagggctgcacaattaatcacattttaaatataatcaccatttaaaaaaacgctATTTCCAAATCCAGAGGTCTGCAACTTTTGGCTaggtaacaattaatggatcagacgcttcctttaggtgtcagtaactTGTTTAAACTGGGTTTGCCTCACGTGGAAGGGTAGAttgctgcagcagtgagatgatcctgttttattatttgttttagagtttatataattatacttttttaccagaaactttcaggaatctcatcATAGTGTTAAGTACCGGTCAGACTGTTTAATACATTGACTTCTTtgctggttgcactttatgttcaacaaggattgatgtccaactcaaccaGCTGTTCTCTTAAATATCAAAATTCTGATTAACCaaaacagttaatttttttttaaatagacctTGTTTGTAGCTAACTTCCACCCAGCTGTGTGACCGGCTGTTTCTCTATCAAGCAGTTAAATcttttctaaaacatgaagacgTTTATTGAGGGGAGGGGTCCTTCTCACCCTCTGAGCTGCAGGGGGTGCACCTGTCACTAAAACACTGAAACACTTTAACTTTCCCTCCTTTAAATTAAGACAGTATTTTCCTGTGGTGCACACTGGAAGGCTGGGTACGTACCTAGCAACGGTTGCTAAGCTGATGTGCATTCCTGAGTGGAACTTCTGCATCACAGCAGCTCCTGTGatggtgatgacatcacagGAGCTGCTCTGCCTTAGAAGACCGTGTAACGGAATTATTCTCTCCTTCTGGCACTTTTTTGTGAGAGACAGACGTGTTTTTGGTGAGAGAAAACGAGTTAGTTAGCGATACCTTGCGATAGTTTGTGATTTAcgatttttacaatttttacaatttctacgatttttacaatttttacaatttttacgatttttacatttgatttaGTTTTACGATTGATTTAGCTTTAcaattgactgattgattgattgtcaATCCCAGAGCAAACGCTGGGATTGACAATCCCAGCGTTTGCTTTACGAACCCGTGCAAACGAAGAAGCCATGAACGACTCCACCAGTTCAGGGGCTCCAGAAGTCCCAGCAGACTTTATGATGACATTGATGGAAGATTTCTTTTCGTCCATCTCAATGGAGCAGACCGTGGATTTGGCCGTAGGAGAACCCGATGATGACACCTTATCTAAGCTAAAGGAGCTGGTGTTGGATGTTGCCAATCTATGTACCGCCTTCATCTACAAAGCACGCTTCACATCTGGGGATGTGGAAACCGTTGTGGGCAAGTCAGTACTAACATCGTTTCTGGACTACCTTAACATGCGTCCAACCACTCAACCCAAGAGCTTTGACACCTTCAACAAGCAATTAGTCAAACTTGTCAAAGAAAAAGTGAGCTATGTCCTCGGCCCCATGGATGATCAATTAGCTTTTTATGTCTCTGAGATGGACAGACTGGATATAATGCTTCCACATGCAGAGATACTAATAGAGGAACTGTTAGCTGAGAGGTGTATACAACATCagcagaggaagcaaaacgctGCTGAAGATCAGCAAGATGCCCTCAATAGGCAGCAGACAGAAGAGCTTCAGCCCATCGGTTTTGATCGGGGTGATTCCCAGACTGTGGAGGAAAAACCCACTCAGAGATCTCGGGGGTCCCTCCGTATAGGTACCACCATTTGTGGTTTGAGATGTTACCGGTGAtcccagaggaaccagaactcGAGGAGGCAGAAGCAGAGATCAACGAGGAGAGGGATTTTATTCCTGAGGACCAGGAATCAGATCTGAAGCTGGTGGACGAATTCATTTCTGAGGAGCTTTCAGCGATGAACAAGgtgatttattttatctctaaagaaaagaaatcagatCTTTAGATGGTGGATTGATTTACATCTGCTGAGATTTGTGAAATGATGAAGGtcaattattttctgtctaaggaaaaGGAGTTGGAGCTGAAGATGGTGGACGAATTCATTTCTGAGGAGCTTTCAGTGATGAACAAGGTGAATTATTTTATCTCTAAAAAGAAGGAATCAGTTGAGCAATAGGGTGTTTTAACTAGTccacagttttaaataaacactgcaTGCATTGGAACAAGACGAACTATAAATAACAGCAACCaacccagatgatgatgatagacATAATATTTATTGCTCTGTTTGAACAAAGTACTGATATAAAGTTTTCTACCCAATCAATATATGTAGTTGATAGTAAGatattcaaatgttttgtttgcatgtggactttgctttctaaaaatatatattccagTGTATTCCTGTTTTACAAAATATGCAGACAGAGATTTTATCAAACAACAGGTTGAATATCTCAATTATACTAAATTGGGGCTTGCTAAAATCAGCCTTTTGTGTACGCTTTTGGGGAGGGCGTCTGAAAAAAAGAGTAtgtacactttttatttgttttcttttaatagaCTCAATAAGGGTGTCTATGATCTGCTCTTAATGTGTttgagtttgtgtgtgttaagataaattattttatctctaaGGAAAGGGAGTCGGGGTTGAAAATAGTGGAAAAATTCATCCCTGAGGCGCTTTCAGAGATGAACAAGGTAAatgattttatctttaaaacaaaagactcAGATGTTTAGATGGTGGATAAATTTATATCTGATAAGATTTCTGCAATGATaaaggtaaattattttatctctaaGGAAAAGGAGTCA is from Fundulus heteroclitus isolate FHET01 chromosome 3, MU-UCD_Fhet_4.1, whole genome shotgun sequence and encodes:
- the LOC105923191 gene encoding SE-cephalotoxin isoform X1 is translated as MDDADVLVTKINKWVCLQKECSRKLTNLASELEDAVKAANVTKVVGSSVSVGGAAAMTAAGVLTVLTGGVALPVLATMGAVGAVASGTSLLTSVGSEAYSASKSKDIMEEAKKVLDELKSLEEEMKKLMKSLKEKSCSSCDDDDNDDDDDGDILEMFMRSEARRHGINLSGSIRIRKVCDVRKFNISRRIMANQVMLAASGAIILQALVLAVREGGKKAASSVGKKAGSAALGCVAGGAVGLLFSVPELVNDCQNLDNNETEVSETLRENARAIRTSAQETEEELEKIREQKFPLTDSGEQLILPLDSICSKDILSDRKILQLSENKRTRTAVMASRRWAGLFLLASLILLLHWTNTSARSVDDAPQAQSLQRRAQRQLPDSTREWVQASTEVVKSSLTVIKEVIENIPVDKVTDVMKSFSKFASLAPGIGTLVASVLNMVLALIPQENPVLNEVKKGFAEVNRKLDSLSIQISNLAADVEWFNYASVYSRDEVTILNAWEKFNDLRQNSNLVQSAEERLRLAEIFTSYYENSGAESSVYNLYRYLTVESASLHENLNNLLKKKFKCGINIIGRYNLYFSSLLWKGMVLNQFYWKLIGFNTESKEAEHVQMFKKVSEAQLAAIDYCLQNYEQYMKKDVEETAKGLSADDKTAVALKVKEVLDKKYNWYKWVVVVYNKADKDNHLVFGATEVDAGSIIVLVSHTLHGAQIDVPYVKKTAETCFSNGYCTNIRTDQCQESHWPQAWGGASSSVQIVFNEYAIVSHVTYNEEFAEFPAPLHRVGCSWSTGGGRISIHFSRKLPVCTNYPCQNNGRCERVLDSNEWFCRCPTGFYGEHCEQRIDTRPAPKKDAIFPPIKSIQDRVKNLEHNLEKIMNRCRIS